A window from Candidatus Micrarchaeota archaeon encodes these proteins:
- a CDS encoding amino acid permease, translating into MNRKGKRTTGKTKLKRALGLWELVFTGIGIILGAGIYVIIGPAAGMAGNALWCSFLIAAIVSLFTGLSYAELSSRMPKAGGEYVYTERAFNKRLAFIVGWLMVVSGIIAASTVSLGFSGYLNAFFNTDVVLTSILLLFFLSMILIYGVKESAWFGIVCSLIEAGGLVIIILFGLPYFGSVDYLEFPDVTGLLSAAALVFFAFLGFEEMVNMAEEVKDPVKTMPKAIILAIVITTLLYILVAVSSVSVLGWEKLSVSQAPLADVAWVFFGDVSHTLLGIIGLFATANTVLLVLLGTSRLVYGMAEGGMLPKSLASVHKSRRTPWVAIISLMIISMLFVLIGNIKTVASLTNATILLVFIVINLSVIVIRYKERSSRAAEHKFFMTPVNMRWFPVIPFLGFLTCLVLLVNIELNLVFFSVLLAVPGLVLYELLKK; encoded by the coding sequence GTGAACCGCAAGGGAAAACGTACCACAGGAAAGACCAAACTCAAACGTGCTCTTGGCTTGTGGGAACTTGTTTTTACAGGGATAGGTATAATTCTGGGCGCAGGTATATACGTAATCATAGGTCCTGCTGCAGGCATGGCAGGTAACGCTCTTTGGTGCTCGTTTCTTATTGCCGCGATTGTTTCATTGTTTACCGGATTAAGTTATGCCGAACTGTCTTCAAGAATGCCGAAGGCCGGCGGTGAATACGTTTACACTGAGAGAGCATTCAACAAAAGATTAGCGTTTATCGTAGGATGGTTAATGGTCGTTAGCGGTATAATAGCAGCATCTACCGTGTCTCTTGGTTTCTCAGGATACCTGAACGCATTCTTTAATACAGATGTGGTACTGACATCGATCCTGTTGCTGTTTTTTCTCAGCATGATACTTATCTACGGTGTAAAGGAATCTGCATGGTTCGGTATAGTGTGCTCTTTGATAGAAGCGGGAGGTCTGGTGATAATCATACTGTTCGGTTTGCCGTATTTCGGTTCTGTTGATTACCTTGAATTCCCTGACGTTACGGGTTTGCTTAGCGCAGCGGCATTGGTCTTCTTCGCTTTCCTGGGGTTTGAAGAGATGGTCAACATGGCTGAGGAGGTTAAAGATCCTGTGAAAACGATGCCGAAAGCGATAATACTGGCCATCGTGATCACTACCCTACTGTACATCTTGGTCGCTGTATCGTCCGTTAGTGTTTTGGGTTGGGAGAAACTGAGCGTGTCGCAGGCACCTTTGGCAGACGTTGCATGGGTATTCTTCGGTGATGTATCGCATACATTGTTAGGCATTATTGGATTGTTCGCTACTGCTAACACTGTTCTTCTCGTGCTGTTGGGTACATCAAGGTTGGTCTACGGTATGGCTGAAGGCGGTATGCTGCCAAAGAGTTTAGCATCCGTTCATAAGAGCAGACGGACACCGTGGGTTGCCATAATTTCCCTGATGATAATATCTATGCTGTTTGTGCTGATCGGTAATATCAAAACCGTGGCCAGTCTCACTAACGCCACGATCCTGTTAGTGTTCATCGTGATCAATCTATCGGTGATAGTGATAAGATATAAAGAGAGATCGAGCAGAGCAGCCGAACATAAATTCTTCATGACACCGGTGAACATGAGATGGTTCCCTGTCATTCCTTTCCTAGGATTTTTAACATGTCTGGTCTTACTGGTTAACATAGAATTAAACTTGGTGTTTTTTTCAGTGTTGCTCGCTGTTCCGGGATTGGTGTTGTACGAACTGCTTAAGAAATAA